The Astyanax mexicanus isolate ESR-SI-001 chromosome 6, AstMex3_surface, whole genome shotgun sequence region cacttatttaaatataattttctatttattttaatagattactattttcatctatgtaaataccaacaagaagaaaacatttaaacaaactctcattcatatttacacaatctcaacacaaatcaaacaattttattaatttgtattcaaatcattcccttatttaaaagaaaaatatgtatttaaactcagggaattatttattaaatcaacagaacgatttattaaacgaagagaattatttattaaagtaacagactaatttatttaaactgagggaatcatttattaaaataacagaatactttattaaaactgagggaatcatttattaaaataacagaatactttattaaaactgagggaattatttattaaaataacagaataatttattaaaactgagggaattatttactacattaaggcagcacacagcggagggtcccggccgcggagagcgctcggccgaggcagcggagggtctcgacagcggtgagccaatactttccaaaataattcccttaatttaaaaatatatatatttccataattctctcgcactcgcctccatcttgtttttttctgaagcgagctggagaggccagtcgcaatgcatgttgggatgcagtacaccgcgaagatagctccccatgcacactgcggaatcggagcggagtagtacaccatccgggtacctgtagtgcactacagatcctcagtttggtcacatactgcgtactgcatactggctttaggcagatttagtacgcgagtagtatgtagtatgccattccgaatacagcctataataatattaaacatggtgGATTTTATTGAAACGCCAGTAATATATACACATAGTaaatatgtagtggcattaaatactgcttaaagtgcactttagtgtcgTTTTTTCCCAGTGAAATTAAGGTGTACAcagtatgtgcatcaatacgcaacaTAGTTCATTTATAATATActataagtgtattaaaaatgatgtttaataataataaaaaaaacacaaacttaaatctacTGAAGTTCGCAGAAGTTGTacgaaaaaaagcttttaaaagcacaacctaatcattttatgttgtatttaaatataatagcttaattacaactgaaatatacttaacttgccatatttttttttaaataatacatttagtatgtatttaatacgtattattttaatgtaaaaacattaaagtatGGACTTTTCCGTGTTAAGTGCGTTatacttttacaaaaaaagtagCTTCTAAAGTTTATACAGTTCCAGTATTTACAATGTATAAGCGAATTTAACCACTATATTTCCAACTGTTACATacgaaaaaaaatgataatactaGCGTTATTCAGCATAAACAGGGTACATTTCTTTAATAACTTTTATAAACTttcctaaattaaaatatttatccctCGAAACTCACTCTTAGTTCACATTTAcagtattaaacatttaaaatcaccATATAACACGAATACTGTCGTTAATTTAACTTATAAACTCATAAAACATGAACACCTATGAATACACggagttagcattagcttctacaGTATATATCAATCAAAAATTAGCACTGCAGCTGTGTTTAACTCACCAGCGCAAATATTCCAATAAATCCGGCGTTTTTCCACCAAAAGCGTTTCTCTCCTGCGTTTTCTGTTCAGTGAGAAGTCAATAAAGACTTTAAATAAGCTCTCAgcgcttatttttaacttttaacttgtttttttttctctgttttacaGCAAAATAACTTTCCGACTCTTCTGCTGGCTGGACCGACACGCCCACCGCCCTCCAACCCGCCTCCCGATTGGCCGGCTGGATTCGGTATCATCCAATAGGaaaattactaaataaaataaataaaaaaatatgttttttttcgtcacatttatgtatttctgtatttatttatagggGACGATTTCTTagtttaattagattaatcaccCCTGTATTTAATAATGTTATGTTATTAAAACAATAGTGTAAAACTGCACCTTTTAGAGGGATCTTTTACTGTGGCCACCAGAAACTACACCTGTATAATAATCACTGAGTCTAATCAGCATCTTAATATGacacacctgtgactggtggatAATTTATTTCAGGAAAAGAGCAAACAAACACAGATTTACATCCAACTGTGAACAAAAATCTGAGAGCAAAAGTCGCGTTGTGTTCATAGGAAAAGTCTATAGGAGAAAACCAAAAGTGTTgggtttatatatattatttagtgtATGAATTATTAGCATATacgcacacatacatatatttatatacacatacaacaatactactagtagtagttcataaataaattaacatatgTACAATATTCCCAGTATttacaataaataagtaaatatatgcgCTTCCAActattatatacaataaaatagaatTCTAGCAGTATTTAGCTTAAACagggttatttaaaaaaaaatagtttttagaaACTTTTTGAACATAAAATATCCCTAAAAAAAACTTAGTCTTAAGCCACACTGAACATATTttgttttcacaaggaacacTAAACTCTAAGGTTATATATTCTCCTATTCACACTGACTCGTCACATGATCAAACACGTGACACACAGGTCTTCAATCAGCAATCAGAGCTTCAGTATGAAGCTCAGCCTGATTAGAGCAGGTAAACTGTAGGATCTATCATCCAGACTTTCAGAAATGAGAACAGGTAAGAAATCTACTCTCACTATAAAACTGCAGGACTGGATATAAATACAGTACCAATAAGTACAGTACTGCTTGTAGACTGTAGGACTGTAAAATTAAATtgttaagtatattttaaatatacttaagtaacatttaaactgtttaaactacttcatgtatgtaacccttattttaaatatgctttcaataaaattataatacatttaattattagagtattacaactgcatcactatttattatacatcaggtaaattagaaatgtactaaaaatgtatgttaaatatatatatatatacatataatatatgaaatatatgtgagtacaaatatacatgcttcttgttcctgtactatactgtactaatactgtactgtactataacTTTTAGCCTGTTACAAATTTACTAGaatgttttttaaattagttttagtaatttaatttactttctaaaaagttaaatgatacattgcactttaagtgaactaccgtaacagctgtttttaaaacactttgctaaaaatgtacaaaaaattaatttggaaataaatattctagaagtatattgaattgcattaaactaaatgtgtacttcatagtagtctatttatttaaaatacactatattgtacttttttgaaAGTTTAcctaaacatttgataaaagcataatattaatgtttttttaaatatattttaagtacataaatgtgctagtatatttacagcatacttagacatttctcaatatgttttaagtacaattaaatatatatatgctttcccgcaaaatcttacagcacttccatatcttccctctgctgaaaacaacttttatggagatgcggatttcattttccagcaggacttggcacactgcccacactgctccacAAATACAAATTGAACTCATATAATATGTTcttatattttaaatacacatttttggggttttattggctgtaagtaaaataaataaatgcttaaaatagatcactctgtgtttaatacatctatctaatatatgagtttcatatagTAACTTCAAATCGTtttcttcaaaacaaaaaaaaaggcaataCTAAAAATCTAGTgaagtaagttgccttgaaattttgagttttctcaacttttacatttttacactgtaGTTATAGAATGTAGTTTTCCTTCAGTAGAAAATGATTTAGTATTTGTGTGTTAGTAAATGTtgtaaattttgtaaatgctctGTACTCCACCtttaggtttaatccctgtctgggaaacttaactcatttaaaatgaaaaaaaggacTTTTGTACATTGGTTTGCAGTGATTATTGACTGTCAGTCTTGTTAAGTTGTATTTCCAGGTTCCAGGTTTTGTCTAAACCAGACAAAAACAGAGGATTTTCACACTGAAGACGAACCAGATCATGATAAACTTCATCCAAAACAAGaccactttttttaaatttacaaaatttTGGTTCTTTTGTCCTGAATGTGGTTTTCAGCACCTTAAGGTAGAGTCTCCCAGCTCAACAATTAAAGAACCAAAAGTCCAAGAAACCAAAATCTCTCCAACTTCTTCTCTAGAGTAAAGTCAACTACCCACGTTCTCTTAACTAAGACCTGATAGAGAGTTTAGGATAATCTGAAATCAAAGTCTCTTTCAGAAGATCTGACTGAAAGCCTGATGTTGATCTAAACCCTTAAGGTCTACCCGTTCACCAACTTAGAACCAAAAGTCTAAACCCAGCTCTCCAGATTCGTCTCTAGAGTCAATTAAAGTCCATCACTCACTTTCCCTCAACTAAGACTTTCTTGAGCATCTGAGACCTAAACATTCATTTGAGATAAAAGTGACTGAAAGACTGATGTTGATCAAACTCCTCTAAGGTCTACCAGTtccccaactctctctctctttctctctctctctctcactcaaccaataacccccccccccctctccttcCCCcgccttaaaaaaaaagacaaacccccccaaaaaaaaagcattagtcTCATATGAGACTTGGTGGCTTTGTGGGAAAAGCCTCGCCTCGTAATCAAgaggttgctggttcaaatctGGCCTGGTCTCAGGTGGTGATGGGTTGAGGTTGGATGGTGAAGCTGGAGACAGCTGGATGGCCAGAGAGGAGGCCAAGAAGAgagagtgaggaggaggaggagtgaagaAAAGGTGGAAGGAGGAAGAGTGgtaagaaggagaagaaggaaaagagagaggtgGTAGTTTTAAATGAAGTTGTATGTACTAAAACTCTTGTTTTGGTCTCCATAACCCCCTGCTTTCTTCTCTCCGGAGGCCCCGGGGGGAGCCCGGATCATTTCCACCCCCGTTCTTGGGTCTCCCTCCGACATCCCCTCGTCCTCGGGGTCTGCCCGCGGGTCTTCCTGAACCTTGTCCTCAACCGTGATCTGGAGTTCCTGATCGGTCTTGAACCGATGACCTCCTGACCGGAGGCGTAGCGTCTACCATTGAGCCACAGGATCTCACACCtaccatacttttttttttaaacttgaccTTCGATTTCAGACATAGCCGTGCAAAACTTCAACCTGCTGACCTGAGCTGGGTTTGAACCAAGAACCTACTGGTTATTGATCCGCAGCTCAAACCACTGAGCCGCCCAATCAGACTTCTGCTGCGCCAAAGCTGGGGAACAATAGTCTGCTTTCccgtgggaagaagaaaaaatggagggaagaagggggaagaagggaaaaggaaagaaagcgagaaaaagaaaagttaaccatcgagcaaaaactgaaaaatgaattgTTTctgcctctttaaaaaaaactgcggtgtttatttcgttgaatatgtttcttttttattattattgtcattttctgagctaaagggaagatcggggcagatacaaaggtcgcgagttcaaatcccggtgtgctatcaaagaacagcagcttagattttaaatgtaactaaaattaactgaaacttaaaaggcatttaaacaaatgttttcccATACACCaatcttaatttactgttaatttattatttaattaatttataatataattattatattataaattagtaaaacaggtataccacaatgttctatatagtgtaacaggtataccacagcGTTGTATGTAACAGATATACCACAGTgttgtatatagtgtaacaggtataccacagcgttgtatatagtgtaacagggatACCACAgtattgtatatagtgtaacaggtataccacagtattgtatatagtgtaacaggtataccacagcgttgtatatagtgtaacagggatACCACAGCGTTGTATGTAACAGATATACCACAgtattgtatatagtgtaacaggtataccacagcattgtatatagtgtaacaggtataccacagtattgtatatagtgtaacaggtataccacagcGTTGTATATAGTCTAACAGGTACACCACAGTGttctatatagtgtaacaggtatgTCACAGCGTggtatatagtataacaggtacaccacgttttatatagtataacaggtataccacaatattgtaTATAGTATAAAGGGGTATACCACAATAATTTAGATAGTGTAAAAGGTATACTACAATATTCTTTATAGCATAACAGGTATactacaatatttatatagtataacagataccacaacaTTTTATATACTTGCAGttggtttttataatatgttttttttttacaaacaagaGACTTGAATAACTAACTGAATTTCAAAGGAAATTTATTTGAATTTACACTCAAAAGTGTAATTATTTTTACCAACAGAGACATTatcaaacatttaacaaaaaatgttagGAGTCCAGCTTATTTTACTCTATAAATAACATGACGGAGAGAAAAATtgtcagcaacaacaacaaaaaaacaaacaaactaaatacAGTTAAATGTACAGTGTTTAGGTATGGTCAAAATACAGTTAAATGTACAGTGTTTAGGTATGGtcagcttttctcttttttgtctcctCAAGCCACTTTTCCCGAGACATTGTCTCTGTATTAGGGCAATATATTTTCCCTTTATACTGACTGTGCCCTGTTGTCTCAGTTCTGAACTGCCCACACTTGCGACAGGAGTTTGCCTCCACTCTCCTTTTATTAAACCTGGCCTTGGATGTGGATTTCTTTGTAGTACACATGGATGGGGTTGGTGCAACCGATGAAGCTGTTGTAGCTGTTGTCTGGGCAACAGTACTCACAGACGAGACAGGGAAGGATACAGGTATGGTAAAAATGGAAGACAAAGGAGGGGAAGGCTTAAATATCACTGCTGGCTGACTTAAAGTTGTAGTGGTTTGCAGAGAAAATGTTTGAGAAGACGGGACAGTTGAAGGCTTTGGAAAAAGTTTCCTCTGAGCACACATCTTCTGACGTGCAGAAGGTGGTAAGAAGTGGTCATCTGTTGATGCAGCTCGTTTTTTACACTTTGCCTGCCCTACTGTGCTTTGTGGCAAGTGGTACACATGTTGAACACCTGGTGGTGGAGGAGCAACAGCAGGGCGAAGATTTGCAGGCTGAAGAGGCTCAGTGGCAACAGGGACAGAAGATGGCAGGTTTATCCCTTGCAGCACTAACTGAACATCCTGTTTCTTGACTCGTTTGTTGTACCATTGGTTCAGGGTGGTTGAGTTGACTTCCACTAGCTGAAGAGTGGTGCTTTGCATAACAGCACCATTACCCAGGATAAGCTGTCGGATTTTGCTGTAGTCTTTTAGAATCAAAGCCCACCTTGACAAAGTCACCTGCCCTTGTTTTTTTGGGCTCCTGTGTATTCCACAGAGCTTGACAAAAATGGCTTCCAACAGACGGCAACAGTCTGGCCACTGGGCAGGAGAACCAGAGGAGCTCAGAATGCAGCGTTTTAGGCTCTCCACACCAGGGGtaaactctctttttttctttggtgacCTGAACCTGCCTGTGGTGAGCCGGTCCTGATAACGAGCAGCAAAAGCTACACGCTGCTGGTCATATGGTAGCAAATTTTGCCAAAGTCCTATAATGGTACTAGCCTTTTGGTTGGTTATTATCAGACTTGTTTCACTGCGAAGACCCACTAGGTACTCAGCAAGGCTGTCCACACGGTCCATCCCAGGTATGTTATGGTCATCTACAGCCTGCAATAACAAATAAACCCATTAAGATTAGTGATGGTTGAGAAAGAGCAAATGCAAACcacattaataaatatttcttaCTCAATTTTTATAGAATTGATAGCTTATTTTCTCAGTGTGAAGTAACTGTTTGCTTACCAGTTGCTCTACAGGCTCCTCTGTAGTGGCATCGGTGGTGGCAGAGACTGACGCAAGTGGAGCAAGGGGCATGAAGGACGCTGACATCTGTGCAACTGGAgcaggagccacgcaggaggcagaggactgtataagtgcaggaggagccacgcaggaggcagaggactgtgtgagggcaggaggagccacacaggaggcagaggactgtgtgagggcaggaggagccacgcaggaggcagaggactgtgtgagggcaggaggagccacgcaggaggcagaggactgtgtgagggcaggaggagccacgcaggaggcagaggactgtataagtgcaggaggagccacgcaggaggcagaggactgtgtgagggcaggaggagccacgcaggaggcagaggactgtgtgagggcaggaggagccacgcaggaggcagaggactgtgtgagggcaggaggagccacgcaggaggcagaggactgtataagtgcaggaggagccacgcaggaggcagaggactgtgtgagggcaggaggagccacgcaggaggcagaggactgtgtgagggcaggaggagccacgcaggaggcagaggactgtgtgagggcaggaggagccacgcaggaggcagaggactgtgtgagggcaggaggagccacgcaggaggcagaggactgtataagtgcaggaggagccacgcaggaggcagaggactgtgtgagggcaggaggagccacgcaggaggcagaggactgtgtgagggaaggaggagccacgcaggaggcagaggactgtgtgagggcaggaggagccacgcaggaggcagaggactgtgtaaGTGGAGCAACAGGTGGTACAGAACACTGGTGTGGTGAGGGAGAAGAAATGTGAGTAGCAGGCAGCAGAGGTGATGGTGGATACTGTGAGAGCACAGATGTTTGTTCTGATGGTGGCACAAGCAGAAGGCCAATGGAGGGTGAGGTCACAGCTGGGATGGTGATGGTAGCAGCCAATGGATCAGCTAAAATGTTATCCAGGATGGGAAACACAGGCTCATCAAAACCCTCATCTAGGTGTTCATACTCCAAGGCAATGTCCTCTAATAACTCATCTGTCTCTTCAGTTTCCTTCTCCATCTCTGGAAAAGAGTGCCCAGTCTGCTCATACAAGTAGTCGATACCAATTAATTCTCCTGTAGGAACAAATACACAGGAACCAGAGTTGTGTTAAGatttggatatttaaaaaaatatatacacattgtCTTCAGTTACTTGGACTTGAAACATAACATTTGGCATTTTACATTTGGGACTGCTTGTTGAACTAATCTACTTTTATTTCTGATGGAACTTCTCTTTAATAAATAGTACAAACATTGATGTATCTTGAATGGTTGATGTAAAATAAGATAAAGTTGGGTTGTTACTCTGCAAATAGTATAACTTAAAACAAGCTCAATAACATGTTAAATTAAGAGAATGGACCTTGAGCTGGGTAACATAAATACTTTGACATTAAACAGTTTGGAGTGTTTTAAGTTCAGAATAACTTACCAGTGTACTGTGTGGGTGGCTGAAAGGATGGGACAAACCTCCGCCCAAGCACTTTCAGAGAGctgttgttcacactgtgaagcagGTCCCCAGAATAACATAGAAAAGAGGGAGGTTTGGATGCCACAGACTCCACACTCCTGTTATGATTCCACCTGTTAAGACCCTCCAACAGGTACAGCTGAAAGTTGAGACTGTTGGCCTGTGTACCttaaaaatacacatatattttaaTCAAACAGTTTAACCATCGCAATGCTAATTTGTTCTTTGCTAACAGTAAATGTCTTTTAATTATATTGCCACAACTCACCTGGGATGAATCTGTTGAGGTGCAGGTGGAAGGATTCCAGGGATGTAGAGCCTCTTGCACATCTGTACCTGGTTAGTACAATGCCTTCCACTGTGGTGTTCCCTATGTCAGTGTACAGTGGTACACCTGGTACATCCTGAATGCACTTTACATGCCTCTGCTGCACACGCCATATGTGCTCCATTCTGACATTGTCCAACAAAGGGACACCCATTTGGTCTCTGCCCTTCTCTCCCATCAGCTCCTGCAGGAGTGTTTGAATGAGGAGGATTGTGGTCTCCTCACCCCGTGTCCTTCGTCTGCAGTACTGGGCCAGCTCATCTTTTGTGATGTTCCTGTCCACCATTGCACTGGTCACCCCAGGAACACCCTCTTTTTTAAGCTGTTTCCTCTTTGCCAAGCGCAGCAAGGCAACATCATTTGGGTCCCATTCAAAAATGCACGAGGACAGTCGGGCCATGAACGTGGGGTACAGAGGATGAGCGTCAGTGGTACAACCGACAGCCAGGCGCCTCATAAAATGGTAGATGTCCAGTCTGACAGTGAGGTCTGGCCAACCGCTAAACCTCTCCTCCAGTTTAGTCTGCCCACCTGTGTCCttgcagcagccagagtccaCATACAAGAGCTTTGGTGGCACCATGGCTGCCTGGGAGTATCTCTTGATGAGACCTTTGACCATTGCATCCAATCCTGGCCCCTCTTGCGCAGTGAGCACACTGATGAGAATTTGACCTCTCTCGTTGCTGACAGAGGTCATCCACTGTGCTGTCCCCTTGGCTGGACCAGCAAGCTTCCTTGTGATCTAACAAAACAATAGGACATAAGATTGCATTGCATCAATAATCAGCCATTGTTAAATGGGAATTGTTAATTAGTAGAGAAACCTACTGAATCTCACTGATTTAACATATGGTGATAGAAAGGAGAGGTTATATCTGCAGTGCAAATAAAGCCATTTCATTTGCTATTCAAAACCACCAGTAAACCTACAAGTGTTTTGTGTGTTGATCATAAAATAGAGGTAATTTTAGAAGCAAATAAAATTTCAAACAGCAAAGCCAAGAACAATTCTGACTCCACACATTTCTTTAGAACAGAGCATTTCACACACAAAAACCCTGAGTGGAATTTTATCTAAATGTTACACAGTAATGATCTAATACCTTTTTAGTGGAGTCCATTTTTAAGATGGATCCAAAAATGGACGTAATGGAAGCCTTGATGTGGTCGACTCGACTCATTATGTCCTTTCCGTAGACTGTAAGAAGCCATCTTTCTGTGGGGACAGCAATCGGCTCTGGGGGCTCTTGAAAAACCACAGGAAAAAGGCTGGGATGCGCTACAAAAGATTCACACTCCCCAAAATATCTGGCAAGGCGAATCAACCACTCCTCACTGTG contains the following coding sequences:
- the LOC111192419 gene encoding histone deacetylase complex subunit SAP130-like, whose product is MVKGLIKRYSQAAMVPPKLLYVDSGCCKDTGGQTKLEERFSGWPDLTVRLDIYHFMRRLAVGCTTDAHPLYPTFMARLSSCIFEWDPNDVALLRLAKRKQLKKEGVPGVTSAMVDRNITKDELAQYCRRRTRGEETTILLIQTLLQELMGEKGRDQMGVPLLDNVRMEHIWRVQQRHVKCIQDVPGVPLYTDIGNTTVEGIVLTRYRCARGSTSLESFHLHLNRFIPGTQANSLNFQLYLLEGLNRWNHNRSVESVASKPPSFLCYSGDLLHSVNNSSLKVLGRRFVPSFQPPTQYTGELIGIDYLYEQTGHSFPEMEKETEETDELLEDIALEYEHLDEGFDEPVFPILDNILADPLAATITIPAVTSPSIGLLLVPPSEQTSVLSQYPPSPLLPATHISSPSPHQCSVPPVAPLTQSSASCVAPPALTQSSASCVAPPSLTQSSASCVAPPALTQSSASCVAPPALIQSSASCVAPPALTQSSASCVAPPALTQSSASCVAPPALTQSSASCVAPPALTQSSASCVAPPALIQSSASCVAPPALTQSSASCVAPPALTQSSASCVAPPALTQSSASCVAPPALIQSSASCVAPPALTQSSASCVAPPALTQSSASCVAPPALTQSSASCVAPPALTQSSASCVAPPALIQSSASCVAPAPVAQMSASFMPLAPLASVSATTDATTEEPVEQLAVDDHNIPGMDRVDSLAEYLVGLRSETSLIITNQKASTIIGLWQNLLPYDQQRVAFAARYQDRLTTGRFRSPKKKREFTPGVESLKRCILSSSGSPAQWPDCCRLLEAIFVKLCGIHRSPKKQGQVTLSRWALILKDYSKIRQLILGNGAVMQSTTLQLVEVNSTTLNQWYNKRVKKQDVQLVLQGINLPSSVPVATEPLQPANLRPAVAPPPPGVQHVYHLPQSTVGQAKCKKRAASTDDHFLPPSARQKMCAQRKLFPKPSTVPSSQTFSLQTTTTLSQPAVIFKPSPPLSSIFTIPVSFPVSSVSTVAQTTATTASSVAPTPSMCTTKKSTSKARFNKRRVEANSCRKCGQFRTETTGHSQYKGKIYCPNTETMSREKWLEETKKRKADHT